ATTGTAATATTTTGTGATCTTCCAGATTTCCACGTCTTGAAACACTCATCTGGGATTGGAATGTCGTTGATCCAGAGTTGAACTTCGATGAACGGACCAAGAAAGTTCTTGATCAGCTTCTCTTTGTCAATAAGCAATTGAATCTAGGATCTCTTGCCGTCGTTGCATATACACCAAATCCAGAAACTAAAACCGCAATCGAATCAGTTGCGAGGACACTGAAAGGAAGTATTAAAGATGTTCAACTGCACCAGTTTGCTACAAAAGGATTATCTGATGGAATGGCCAATTTCTCACTTATTGTTGCtggaaataatgaaaaagcGATGAAAGAACTCATGGATATGTATATGGTAGATCGATCTACTATGCCTCCAATGGGGTAATAAAGCTCTGGAgtttagaaattcaattttaatttttcagaaaattgctcCGACTTTGCGAGGAAGATATTGTTCCCATCTATCCAGCAATTACGATGGATTTTGGAGGATTCAATAAAAACCGTATTCGTCAGCTGTACACAGAAAGCCCCACTGACTGAACAtatttcctcttttttgaattgttcaaCTTGTTTTTGTTACCGTTTCCCTGTTGTTTCTAATAAATTGAGttgttttaaaagaaaaattcttaTTTACACACAGGCAAGAAAAATAGCGACATATCTACAAGGCAAGCACGGGGATAAAAAtacttttgtttaaaaaagttttaaaattatattaggCACGGGATACTTCACTTATAACGCAATTCTTAAACGGTTTCCAGCCCCAAGGTTTTTCAAGTCGTCCTCGAAGCCCTCGATGGAGTCGATCACTCATTACAGCCAAAAACTCTGGATAGGAAAGTGTTCCATCATTGTTCTCGTCAAAGATTCGAAATATCATTGAAACAACGACCGGATCCAATTCTTTTCCAATAGTACATCCAACAGCTCGAGCAAATTCCGGTTCCGAGACTGGTACATTACTGTTCACATACAAACGAACAGCACTTTGAAATTCAGCCAAATTATTCAGGAAACGACTGAAAGTTGCCCATTGACTAAGACTGATGCCTGGCTCATCGTCATCTGATTTCTCTTGCACTCGTTGAAGATATTTGTGATAGTCATCAAAATTTACGATACTGTAACGGAGAATGAGACGGGCGAAATCGACAGGTGAAATTGCGGTCTTGCCACGAGCGAATTCGTAGAACTCAATTTCCATTAGCTCTTCTTGTAGGTTTtcataaaatctgaaaagaaaatcaaatttcctcTACGAAAGCTGGATTTTATGCTTTTAATTACCCTGACGCGAAATTTCGCGTTTAGAATAtagtacccggtctcgacacgacaatttttgttaaattctaACTGTGTGCTTTAAGgactactgtaatttcaaacttccattgctgtggaattttcatcgatttttcatagttttttctcaGACTATAATCTtcctttcagtttttttttatttaaaagtatgttttgatggaaaactatgaaaaatcaatgaaaacttcacagcaacgaaagtttgcaattacagtactccttaaaggcgcacaccagtttgtttttaaccaaaaattgcCGTCTCGAGATCGgaaaccgtatttttggcgcaaaatttcGCTTCTGGGTAACATCAGAAAAGTGTACTCACTGCTGGAATTCGTCGAAGCTCAGCGTAGCATTTCCTCTCAAACCGAATAAATGTAAGAGCAACGTGGTATCTTGCTTTCGAACTTCTTCTTcacttttctgaaaaggtaATGGTTAGTAAAAGACACGTATCAAAGCTGGGGAGTTTGCATGAACATGAACGAGTCGGGTGCCTGAAAGTGTCGCAGCTTTTGAAGCAAACATTCGggcaatctggaaaaattggaaaagatttGAGATATGGTGAAGAAGTTGGGATGATGTTTTAGTAGGAGAAGTGGgagagaagagaagaaaagaagCGCGATATTCAACAACAAACAGGCGGGAAATTGG
This is a stretch of genomic DNA from Caenorhabditis elegans chromosome V. It encodes these proteins:
- the micu-3 gene encoding EF-hand domain-containing protein (Partially confirmed by transcript evidence) codes for the protein MKRVLSRFWGFSTKHRQHILNQRIVERTSARNVAVLTAAGIGTSIGAYQLIDTARAGILDGSDDASRHNVTTDHKLTKRELRFLQFASVEYDDVIYMSPMDFIDSLTLDAPRERVYRRVLKEKDIQRILKKTPPFRSGGKHFFRTMDQSGIISYSEYIFLLTLLTKSKAAFRIAFLMFDEDDNGNIDRDEFMLIARMFASKAATLSGTRLVHKSEEEVRKQDTTLLLHLFGLRGNATLSFDEFQQFYENLQEELMEIEFYEFARGKTAISPVDFARLILRYSIVNFDDYHKYLQRVQEKSDDDEPGISLSQWATFSRFLNNLAEFQSAVRLYVNSNVPVSEPEFARAVGCTIGKELDPVVVSMIFRIFDENNDGTLSYPEFLAVMSDRLHRGLRGRLEKPWGWKPFKNCVISEVSRA
- the micu-3 gene encoding EF-hand domain-containing protein (Partially confirmed by transcript evidence) — its product is MKRVLSRFWGFSTKHRQHILNQRIVERTSARNVAVLTAAGIGTSIGAYQLIDTARAGILVTDGSDDASRHNVTTDHKLTKRELRFLQFASVEYDDVIYMSPMDFIDSLTLDAPRERVYRRVLKEKDIQRILKKTPPFRSGGKHFFRTMDQSGIISYSEYIFLLTLLTKSKAAFRIAFLMFDEDDNGNIDRDEFMLIARMFASKAATLSGTRLVHKSEEEVRKQDTTLLLHLFGLRGNATLSFDEFQQFYENLQEELMEIEFYEFARGKTAISPVDFARLILRYSIVNFDDYHKYLQRVQEKSDDDEPGISLSQWATFSRFLNNLAEFQSAVRLYVNSNVPVSEPEFARAVGCTIGKELDPVVVSMIFRIFDENNDGTLSYPEFLAVMSDRLHRGLRGRLEKPWGWKPFKNCVISEVSRA
- the micu-3 gene encoding EF-hand domain-containing protein (Confirmed by transcript evidence), with the translated sequence MKRVLSRFWGFSTKHRQHILNQRIVERTSARNVAVLTAAGIGTSIGAYQLIDTARAGILDGSDDASRHNVTTDHKLTKRELRFLQFASVEYDDVIYMSPMDFIDSLTLDAPRERVYRRVLKEKDIQRILKKTPPFRSGGKHFFRTMDQSGIISYSEYIFLLTLLTKSKAAFRIAFLMFDEDDNGNIDRDEFMLKSEEEVRKQDTTLLLHLFGLRGNATLSFDEFQQFYENLQEELMEIEFYEFARGKTAISPVDFARLILRYSIVNFDDYHKYLQRVQEKSDDDEPGISLSQWATFSRFLNNLAEFQSAVRLYVNSNVPVSEPEFARAVGCTIGKELDPVVVSMIFRIFDENNDGTLSYPEFLAVMSDRLHRGLRGRLEKPWGWKPFKNCVISEVSRA